In the Primulina tabacum isolate GXHZ01 chromosome 7, ASM2559414v2, whole genome shotgun sequence genome, GTATCCAGGTGAAGCCGAGCTATCAAACGACCTATAATTAGCCATCATGTACTCTTCCCTATCGTCTATCGGTATATTTCGGCCGTTAAACGTGCCACATCTAGCCAACTTCCCCAGCCAAGAATTCTTCTTAGACGAACTCTTGTGTGTCCCATTGATCTTACCACATAAATACTCCTTCACGGCTTGCAATCCCTGCTCGATAACGTCCATGGGGGGCGATACGAGAGAATTCCCTTCAACACTCAACTTCTGTAGTTTCTTGAGACAACCCATAGATTCAGGCAACCTAGTGATTTTGTTGTAACTGACGTCTAGTTCGACCAGAGACATGAGAAGTCCTATGGAGTATGGAAGCGTGGTTAGGTATTGGAAGTTTTGGCTCACGTTGAGAATCTTAAGGTTCACTAGGTTTTCGAGGTCGTCCGGCAGCGACCGGAGACAGTTGAGACGAGCATCCAGCGTTTGAAGATTGGTTAAATGGGAAATGGAGTGAGGTAGGAGTATAATCTTGTTGGAGTTTATGGAGAGTTTCCTAAGGTTTAGAAGCTCAAACCCAATGGTGTCGGGTAATTGAGTTAACTTGTTGAAATTTGCATTTAGTTCTTCAAGAGATCTGCATATATATTAGTTTCACGttattaccaaaaaaattaAGACCAAAACATCACTGTTTgatcaatattaataataattaataaatatataatgtcTCATTCATGGACACTTGAGTCAAACAAAAATCGGAATAAAATATTTGTCCGGATAAGTGCAATTAGGTGGCTtgactatttttaaaattttgataatcaCATTGTTAATTTACTTAAAAGTCGACTTCTTTTGGTCTCGATAGGGTGTTAACCATTTGACAACCAAGATAAGATAGGAAGACAGAAATTCATGATAACTTGTGCTAATTaacagatatatatatacatatataacaCGACAAAACCTAACCTatgtataaaataattaattaataacatTAACAATATATATTTTGTCAACTTTGTTGCTTTGCGCTAGCTAAATGAACTGAAAAAGTTTAATATATAAATGcactatatattatttttatagtatatattatttttttcaaaaataaaataaaaaataaattaattcgtTTAGACCAAACAtaccaataaaaaaaataatctacAGTTTTGGGTCAGACATGGTGAGCTGAAATGACGAACAAAATATAGTCtactaattaatatataattcacAATATTAAGGTATATTTCAACATGTTACTTTAcaaaataatatgatgtatagtATGTACAAATAtggtatttattttttaatgtagTCTAGAGGGAGGGATTGAAATGCAATTTACCATTGGTGGCAAAGAGGCAAGTTAT is a window encoding:
- the LOC142550991 gene encoding plant intracellular Ras-group-related LRR protein 6-like — encoded protein: MLYEQQDILGMDYGRRRQVKRNRKAGVEETSGKLEIVDLSGMCLDALPKPPMNLANICKLDLSNNNLQNIPESLTARLLNVVTLDVHSNQLKTLPNSIGCLSKLKVLNVSGNLLHSLPRTIENCRSLEELNANFNKLTQLPDTIGFELLNLRKLSINSNKIILLPHSISHLTNLQTLDARLNCLRSLPDDLENLVNLKILNVSQNFQYLTTLPYSIGLLMSLVELDVSYNKITRLPESMGCLKKLQKLSVEGNSLVSPPMDVIEQGLQAVKEYLCGKINGTHKSSSKKNSWLGKLARCGTFNGRNIPIDDREEYMMANYRSFDSSASPGYLTMFSPRRLFSPKSYSSR